In the Aquabacterium sp. NJ1 genome, one interval contains:
- a CDS encoding IS30 family transposase — protein MTYHQLTQEERYTINALRVAKYSQAEIARQIGKHPSTVSRELRRNLTTHRAQYRPEKAHSYAVARRRRCRRGSHYSDAQRAQVFSLIRRKFSAEQISGILKRFKLLEISTETIYRWLRRDKASGGELVSHTRIMSKNGRKRYRSKDSRGVLAGKRHISERPQEANLRIAIGHWEGDTVIGKDLRHCLLTLVERVSGFAIVMKLKARTKEEVICAAKVAIAKYERQFKTLSLDNGTEFHDYAKLEEHFNLKCYFATPYHSWERGTNENFNGLLRQYVPKGVCMQHLTQKQCDHFASELNNRPRKRHNFLTPSEVFFGRTSVALAG, from the coding sequence ATGACGTATCACCAACTCACCCAAGAGGAACGATACACCATCAACGCCTTGAGAGTAGCCAAATACTCTCAAGCCGAGATCGCTCGCCAAATTGGCAAACACCCAAGCACCGTCAGTCGTGAGCTTCGCCGGAACCTGACTACTCACCGAGCGCAGTACCGGCCAGAGAAGGCTCACAGTTACGCCGTGGCTCGACGTCGGCGCTGCCGTCGCGGCTCTCACTACTCCGACGCTCAGCGCGCTCAGGTCTTTAGCCTCATCCGCAGGAAGTTCAGCGCTGAGCAAATCAGCGGCATCCTCAAACGCTTCAAGCTCCTTGAAATCAGCACCGAGACCATCTACCGCTGGCTGCGTCGCGACAAGGCCAGCGGCGGTGAGTTGGTATCGCACACACGCATCATGTCCAAGAACGGTCGCAAACGCTACCGATCCAAGGATTCAAGGGGTGTTCTGGCCGGCAAGCGCCATATCAGCGAGCGACCACAGGAGGCCAACTTGCGCATCGCGATCGGTCACTGGGAAGGCGATACCGTCATCGGCAAAGACCTGCGCCACTGCCTGCTTACTCTGGTCGAGCGCGTCAGTGGCTTTGCCATCGTCATGAAGCTCAAGGCTCGCACCAAAGAAGAAGTCATCTGCGCTGCCAAGGTCGCCATCGCCAAGTACGAGCGTCAATTCAAAACGCTCAGCCTGGACAACGGAACGGAGTTCCACGACTACGCAAAGCTAGAGGAACACTTCAATCTCAAGTGCTACTTCGCCACCCCTTATCATTCCTGGGAGCGTGGCACCAACGAGAACTTCAACGGCCTGCTACGTCAATACGTACCAAAGGGAGTCTGCATGCAACATCTCACTCAAAAGCAGTGCGATCACTTCGCCA